From the genome of Hymenobacter sp. PAMC 26628, one region includes:
- a CDS encoding DUF2252 domain-containing protein, whose product MPESVAEFIHRHDAGRVPELLALRYHRMQADALAFFRGSAPLYYARFQAEPLLKASPVAWLCGDAHVENFGSFRGDNRLVYFDVNDFDEAVLGPVGWDVGRLAVSVLLAAARFGLPPAERQALAQDLLAAYAAALATGKPYQLERATARGVVRQLLKAVAQRRQRALLAGRARRRGGWHLLPAHAPNLRPLPPAEHQAVLQGLEAWRQAQAHPPCGPLLDVAGRIAGVGSLGVRRYAVLAASLRPGKLPRLLDLKAAPAAAPAVYCPVPQPTWATEAERVVTAQTWLQAVPPALLQPLVLAEQPYVLRELQPVADKLDFTNFTRGASAFRNAVPTFGRLLAWAHLRAAAHQGAAGPDELMAFGQAAADWLPGLLHFATGAKAAVREDFHSFRLACRAGQLPAAP is encoded by the coding sequence ATGCCCGAATCCGTTGCCGAATTCATCCACCGCCACGATGCCGGGCGTGTACCCGAGCTGCTGGCCCTGCGCTACCACCGGATGCAGGCCGATGCGCTGGCCTTCTTCCGCGGCAGCGCCCCGCTTTACTACGCCCGGTTCCAAGCCGAGCCGCTGCTAAAAGCCAGCCCCGTGGCTTGGCTGTGCGGCGATGCCCACGTGGAAAACTTCGGCAGCTTCCGGGGCGATAACCGGCTGGTGTATTTCGACGTCAACGATTTCGACGAGGCCGTGCTGGGTCCCGTGGGCTGGGACGTGGGCCGCCTGGCCGTAAGCGTGCTGCTGGCCGCCGCCCGCTTCGGCCTGCCCCCGGCCGAGCGCCAGGCCCTGGCCCAGGACCTGCTGGCCGCCTACGCCGCGGCCCTGGCTACAGGCAAGCCCTACCAGCTGGAGCGGGCCACGGCCCGCGGCGTGGTGCGGCAGTTGCTGAAGGCCGTCGCGCAGCGCCGGCAGCGGGCGCTACTGGCGGGCCGTGCCCGCCGGCGCGGCGGCTGGCACCTGCTGCCCGCCCATGCCCCCAACCTACGGCCCCTGCCCCCGGCCGAGCACCAAGCTGTACTGCAAGGGCTGGAGGCGTGGCGGCAGGCGCAAGCCCACCCGCCCTGCGGCCCGCTGCTCGACGTGGCCGGGCGCATTGCGGGGGTGGGCAGCCTCGGGGTGCGGCGCTACGCCGTGCTAGCCGCGTCGCTGCGCCCCGGCAAGCTGCCCCGGCTCCTGGACTTGAAGGCGGCCCCCGCCGCGGCGCCGGCGGTGTATTGCCCCGTGCCCCAGCCCACGTGGGCCACGGAAGCGGAGCGCGTAGTCACTGCCCAAACGTGGCTGCAAGCCGTGCCCCCGGCCCTCCTCCAGCCGTTGGTGCTGGCCGAGCAGCCGTACGTGCTGCGGGAATTGCAGCCCGTGGCCGACAAGCTGGACTTTACCAACTTCACCCGCGGGGCCTCCGCTTTTCGAAACGCCGTGCCCACGTTTGGGCGCTTGCTGGCCTGGGCCCACCTGAGGGCCGCTGCCCATCAGGGCGCCGCGGGCCCCGACGAGCTAATGGCCTTTGGCCAGGCGGCTGCCGACTGGCTGCCCGGCCTGTTGCACTTCGCCACGGGAGCCAAGGCAGCGGTGCGCGAAGACTTTCACAGCTTCCGCCTCGCCTGCCGGGCCGGGCAACTGCCCGCCGCCCCCTAA
- a CDS encoding heavy-metal-associated domain-containing protein — MATLQFKTTINCANCVRAITPALNGEPAIQSWQVDTAGPDKLLTVHTTLGAPQVAALVKEAGFEAQAV; from the coding sequence ATGGCTACTCTCCAATTCAAAACTACCATCAACTGCGCCAACTGCGTGCGCGCCATCACCCCCGCCCTCAACGGCGAGCCCGCCATCCAAAGCTGGCAGGTTGACACAGCGGGGCCAGATAAACTCCTCACCGTGCACACCACGCTGGGGGCCCCGCAGGTGGCGGCGCTGGTGAAGGAAGCCGGCTTCGAGGCGCAAGCCGTTTAA
- a CDS encoding TonB-dependent receptor: MKLLRLRQLLLLVLMVFTTQVGWSQGTTTAAMNGVISDKTGMGLPGATVIAVHTPTNTQYVVPTNSDGRFNLQNMRVGGPYTVKVSFVGYRDVQRDGVFLSLGQNLRFDVKLDDASTELTEVTVSGRRDPVMNASHTGASTTVQRETIERLPTLNRSLNDFTRLTPQANGQSFGGRNSGYNNITVDGAIFNNAFGLSSTVGGQAGAQPISLDAIDQIQVSIAPFDVRQGSFTGAGINVVTRSGSNKFSASIYDFYRNQQFVGSKVGNVDSPYPTFNLNNVGFRIGGPIVKDKLFFFLNAERERRNDPPTGNYTANRGTTTPPLGGTVSTASGRDLDALSNFLQAQYGYSAGPYENFVLRSNSDKITARLDWNISQNHRFNIKYNYLKSFSDVPPSTSGAIAGQRSQSYFGLPFLSSYYTINNNLNSIIAELNSTFGSGKYSNNLTGGYSAFRDLRSSLGGNPFPLVDIGTGTGLSTGAALSGINAQNSLTSFGYEPFTAFNLLNSDVYQLGDNFTAYLGKHNVTVGTYNEYYKFRNGFAPNYYGNYSFNSLEDFYNSAGFSYNRTTATATPLAAGVTRQGPQRYNLQYSALPGGQFPYADIQAAQFGLYLQDEWSPRSNLRVTYGIRADLPFVTSDLQQNTNAAALTFRDGVKINTGNLPKKQVLFSPRVGFNWDVNDDRKTQLRGGTGIFTGRVPFVWLSNQASNNGVQFGSFSTAGAVATTANGVTTPNASIYPFSPNVDAYRPQNAAANTAYNLAVTDQNFKFPQVWRTNLAIDQELFGGVIGTLEAFYTKDINSVYHQNVNLPGTEANPFARSAGADNRPIFRTLGAPLTGTSAGLVASPANYQIYAGRGGATAANPNISDAILMKNTNKGYSYAITAQLQKTFNNGVYASAAYTYSDSRSVNDGGSIAQSIWRDRSISGDPNAEALSYSQFLLQHRVIGSLSYRHEYLGHLGTTLSMFYQGAPAGRFSYVYSGDMNGDNQTSNDLMYIPRNANEINLRDITLTTAQGGGTYTAAQQFTDLDNYINQDKYLSKHRGEYAERNGAVLPWQHSLDMRLLQDIFTNIGTNRNTLQLSIDIFNIGNLINSNWGTFQTPNRSNPLTYDGYNAAGQPVFEYRYLTNPSVATDGSKAAGVKLTDTFRNNTGGIGSRWQGQVGVRYLFN, from the coding sequence ATGAAGCTTTTACGTTTACGCCAACTGCTGCTGCTGGTGCTGATGGTTTTCACAACCCAGGTGGGTTGGAGCCAAGGCACCACCACGGCCGCCATGAACGGGGTAATCTCGGACAAAACCGGGATGGGCCTGCCCGGGGCCACGGTTATCGCCGTGCACACCCCCACCAACACTCAGTACGTGGTGCCGACCAACTCCGACGGTCGCTTCAACCTGCAGAACATGCGCGTCGGGGGGCCCTACACCGTGAAAGTGAGCTTCGTGGGCTACCGCGACGTGCAGCGCGACGGCGTGTTCCTGAGCCTGGGCCAGAACCTGCGCTTCGACGTGAAGCTGGACGATGCTTCGACCGAGCTGACTGAAGTGACCGTGAGCGGCCGCCGCGACCCGGTGATGAACGCCAGCCACACCGGCGCCAGCACCACCGTGCAGCGCGAAACCATCGAGCGCCTGCCCACCCTGAACCGCTCGCTCAACGACTTCACCCGCCTCACGCCCCAGGCCAACGGCCAGAGCTTCGGCGGTCGCAACAGCGGCTATAACAACATTACTGTCGACGGCGCCATCTTCAACAACGCCTTCGGCCTATCGTCGACGGTGGGCGGCCAGGCCGGCGCGCAGCCGATTTCACTCGACGCCATCGACCAGATTCAGGTGAGCATTGCCCCGTTCGACGTGCGCCAGGGTTCCTTCACCGGGGCCGGCATCAACGTGGTGACCCGCTCGGGCAGCAATAAGTTCTCGGCTTCGATCTACGACTTCTACCGCAACCAACAATTTGTGGGCAGCAAGGTAGGCAACGTAGACTCGCCCTACCCCACCTTCAACCTGAACAACGTCGGCTTCCGCATCGGGGGTCCTATTGTGAAGGACAAGCTATTCTTCTTCCTGAACGCTGAGCGCGAGCGCCGCAACGACCCGCCCACGGGTAACTACACCGCCAACCGGGGTACCACCACGCCTCCCCTGGGCGGCACGGTGTCCACGGCTTCGGGCCGCGACCTTGATGCCCTCAGCAACTTCCTGCAAGCACAGTACGGCTACAGCGCTGGCCCGTATGAAAACTTCGTTCTCCGGTCGAATAGCGACAAGATTACGGCCCGCTTGGACTGGAACATCAGCCAGAACCACCGCTTCAACATCAAGTACAACTACTTGAAGTCGTTCTCCGACGTGCCGCCGAGCACTTCCGGCGCCATCGCCGGTCAGCGTTCACAGTCATACTTCGGCCTGCCCTTCCTTTCGTCGTACTACACCATCAACAACAACCTGAACTCGATCATTGCCGAGTTGAACAGCACATTCGGCAGCGGCAAGTACTCGAACAACCTGACGGGTGGCTACTCGGCTTTCCGCGACCTGCGCTCCAGCCTCGGCGGCAACCCTTTCCCGCTGGTTGACATCGGTACCGGCACGGGACTAAGCACCGGCGCCGCGCTAAGTGGCATTAACGCCCAAAACTCGCTGACCTCGTTTGGTTACGAGCCCTTCACGGCGTTCAACCTGCTCAATTCGGACGTGTACCAGCTCGGCGATAACTTCACCGCTTACCTCGGCAAGCACAACGTGACGGTGGGCACCTACAACGAGTATTACAAGTTCCGCAACGGCTTTGCGCCGAACTACTACGGCAACTACTCGTTCAACTCGCTGGAAGATTTTTACAACTCGGCTGGTTTTAGCTACAACCGCACTACGGCTACCGCTACGCCGCTTGCGGCCGGGGTAACCCGCCAGGGGCCTCAACGCTACAACCTGCAATACTCAGCCCTGCCCGGTGGTCAGTTTCCCTACGCCGATATTCAGGCGGCCCAGTTTGGCCTCTACCTCCAGGATGAGTGGTCGCCCCGCAGCAACCTGCGCGTGACCTACGGCATTCGCGCCGACTTGCCCTTTGTAACGTCGGACCTGCAGCAGAATACCAACGCCGCGGCCCTCACGTTCCGCGACGGGGTGAAGATTAACACGGGCAACCTGCCCAAGAAGCAAGTGTTGTTCTCGCCCCGCGTGGGCTTTAACTGGGACGTGAACGACGACCGCAAAACGCAGCTACGCGGCGGTACAGGCATCTTCACCGGCCGCGTACCGTTTGTGTGGCTCTCGAACCAAGCCAGCAACAACGGCGTGCAATTTGGGTCATTCAGCACCGCCGGCGCGGTTGCTACAACTGCAAACGGCGTAACCACCCCAAACGCTTCCATCTATCCTTTCAGCCCGAATGTGGACGCCTACCGGCCGCAGAACGCTGCTGCCAACACGGCTTACAACTTGGCCGTGACGGACCAGAACTTCAAGTTCCCCCAAGTATGGCGCACCAACCTGGCCATCGACCAGGAGCTATTCGGCGGTGTAATTGGTACCCTGGAAGCCTTCTACACGAAGGATATCAACTCGGTGTATCACCAGAACGTGAACCTACCCGGCACGGAAGCCAACCCATTTGCCCGCTCGGCTGGGGCTGACAATCGCCCCATTTTCCGTACGCTCGGTGCTCCCTTAACGGGTACTAGTGCCGGCTTGGTTGCTTCTCCCGCCAACTACCAGATTTACGCGGGCCGCGGCGGCGCCACAGCTGCCAACCCTAACATCAGCGATGCTATCCTGATGAAGAACACCAACAAGGGTTACTCCTACGCCATCACGGCGCAGCTGCAAAAGACCTTCAATAACGGCGTATACGCCAGCGCCGCTTACACCTACTCCGACTCCCGCTCGGTGAACGACGGCGGCTCGATTGCTCAGTCCATCTGGCGCGACCGCTCGATCTCGGGCGATCCGAACGCCGAGGCGTTAAGCTATTCGCAGTTCCTGTTACAGCACCGCGTGATTGGTTCGCTTTCGTATCGCCACGAGTACTTGGGCCACTTGGGAACCACACTTTCCATGTTCTACCAAGGGGCACCAGCTGGCCGCTTCTCCTATGTATACTCCGGTGACATGAACGGTGACAACCAAACGTCGAACGACCTGATGTATATCCCACGTAACGCCAACGAAATCAACCTGCGTGACATTACCCTTACTACGGCTCAGGGTGGCGGCACATACACCGCAGCGCAGCAGTTCACAGACCTGGACAACTACATCAACCAGGATAAGTACTTGAGTAAGCACCGTGGCGAGTACGCGGAGCGCAACGGTGCCGTATTGCCCTGGCAGCACTCACTGGACATGCGCTTGCTCCAGGACATCTTCACCAACATTGGTACCAACCGCAATACTTTGCAGTTGAGCATCGACATTTTCAATATCGGTAACCTAATCAACAGCAACTGGGGCACTTTCCAGACCCCCAACCGCAGTAATCCACTGACCTACGATGGCTACAACGCCGCCGGCCAGCCAGTGTTTGAGTACCGCTACCTGACCAATCCGTCCGTGGCCACCGACGGCTCGAAGGCCGCTGGCGTAAAGCTGACGGACACGTTCCGCAACAACACTGGCGGTATCGGCTCGCGGTGGCAGGGCCAGGTTGGCGTGCGCTACCTCTTCAACTAA
- a CDS encoding C40 family peptidase produces MGRRTTKILLLFGLWAALVLGACSRKLNYRDGRYRSARDMVRLKHGSRGPARPAFKTKDKYSPAGGATTKTVAKRPFRAGSATGTLATVIDAARAYQGTPYLFGGTTRLGLDCSGLLQLAFGEAGVAIPRSSNEQAVWGAPVAAPDLRPGDLIFFGASPGSRTITHVGLVTVVDADGVDFIHASSSLGVVENSFESDYYLSRFIRAVRPRL; encoded by the coding sequence ATGGGTAGGAGGACGACGAAGATACTGCTGCTGTTTGGGCTCTGGGCCGCGTTGGTGCTGGGCGCGTGCAGCCGCAAGCTCAACTACCGCGACGGCCGTTACCGCTCGGCCCGCGACATGGTGCGCCTCAAGCACGGCAGCCGGGGCCCCGCCCGCCCGGCCTTCAAAACCAAGGACAAGTACAGCCCCGCCGGCGGGGCCACCACCAAAACCGTGGCCAAGCGCCCGTTTCGCGCCGGCAGCGCCACCGGTACGCTGGCTACCGTCATCGACGCAGCCCGCGCCTACCAGGGCACTCCTTACTTGTTCGGGGGCACCACGCGGCTCGGGCTCGACTGCTCGGGCCTGCTCCAGCTGGCGTTTGGCGAGGCGGGCGTGGCCATTCCGCGCTCGTCCAACGAGCAGGCCGTGTGGGGGGCCCCCGTGGCGGCGCCCGACCTGCGCCCCGGCGACCTGATTTTTTTCGGGGCCTCGCCCGGCAGCCGCACCATCACCCACGTGGGCCTGGTAACGGTGGTAGATGCTGACGGGGTGGATTTTATCCATGCCTCCAGCTCGCTGGGCGTGGTCGAAAACAGCTTCGAATCGGATTACTATTTGAGCCGGTTCATCCGCGCCGTGCGGCCCCGATTGTAA
- a CDS encoding FAD-binding oxidoreductase, with protein MPDFHALTPALLVQLEAIVGPAHVATAQRVPAEEYAAYGQDHTEDLHFAPDVVLTPGTPEEISQIMRLCHAARVPVTARGAGTGLSGGALPVHHGVVLRMARFDKILQIDERNLQATVEPGVVTEAFQNAVQAVGLFYPPDPASKGSCFLGGNLSQSSGGPKAVKYGVTKDYVLNLQVVLPTGDIIWTGANTLKNATGYNLTQLMVGSEGTLGIITKAVFRLLPYPKQNILMLVPFRQEAQAAEAVSAVFRAGIVPSGMEFMEREAIAWSSDYLKIPLTLPEDIKAHLLIELDGQDLEYLYKEAEQVYEVLERYDVGEILLADTAAQKDELWRIRRNIGNSVRYNSVYKEEDTVVPRAELPTLLKGVKEIGARYGFKTVCYGHAGDGNLHVNIIRGDLDDETWNVGLREPISEIFRLCVRLGGTISGEHGIGLVQKGYIGIALPDINLDLMRGIKQVFDPHSIMNPGKIF; from the coding sequence ATGCCCGACTTCCACGCCCTCACCCCCGCGCTGCTGGTACAGCTCGAAGCCATTGTGGGGCCCGCCCACGTGGCCACGGCCCAGCGCGTGCCCGCCGAGGAGTACGCCGCCTACGGCCAAGACCACACCGAGGACCTGCACTTTGCCCCCGACGTGGTGCTGACGCCCGGCACGCCCGAGGAAATCAGCCAAATCATGCGCCTCTGCCACGCGGCGCGGGTGCCCGTCACGGCCCGCGGGGCGGGCACGGGCCTCAGCGGCGGGGCCCTGCCGGTGCACCACGGCGTGGTGCTGCGCATGGCGCGCTTCGATAAAATTCTGCAAATCGACGAGCGCAACCTGCAAGCCACCGTCGAGCCCGGGGTGGTGACGGAGGCGTTCCAGAACGCCGTGCAGGCCGTGGGCTTGTTCTACCCGCCCGACCCGGCCAGCAAGGGCTCGTGCTTTTTGGGCGGCAACCTGAGCCAGAGCAGCGGGGGGCCCAAGGCCGTGAAGTACGGCGTGACGAAGGACTACGTGCTGAACCTGCAAGTGGTGCTGCCCACCGGCGACATCATCTGGACCGGCGCCAACACGCTCAAAAACGCCACCGGCTACAACCTCACGCAGCTCATGGTGGGCTCGGAAGGCACGCTGGGCATCATCACCAAAGCGGTGTTCCGGCTGCTGCCCTACCCGAAGCAGAACATCCTGATGCTGGTGCCCTTCCGCCAGGAGGCGCAGGCGGCCGAGGCGGTGTCGGCCGTATTCCGGGCCGGCATCGTGCCCTCAGGCATGGAGTTTATGGAGCGCGAGGCCATCGCCTGGTCGTCGGATTACCTCAAAATCCCGCTCACCCTGCCCGAGGACATCAAGGCCCACCTGCTCATCGAGCTGGATGGCCAGGACCTGGAGTACCTCTACAAGGAAGCCGAGCAGGTGTACGAAGTGCTGGAGCGCTACGACGTGGGCGAAATCCTGCTGGCCGATACGGCAGCCCAAAAGGACGAGCTGTGGCGCATTCGGCGCAACATCGGCAATTCGGTGCGCTACAATTCGGTGTACAAAGAGGAAGACACCGTGGTGCCCCGCGCCGAGCTGCCCACGCTGCTGAAGGGCGTGAAGGAAATAGGGGCCCGGTACGGCTTCAAAACCGTGTGCTACGGCCACGCCGGCGACGGCAACCTGCACGTCAACATCATCCGCGGCGACCTCGACGACGAGACGTGGAACGTGGGCCTGCGCGAGCCCATCAGCGAGATTTTCCGGCTCTGCGTGCGGCTGGGCGGCACCATCAGTGGCGAGCACGGCATCGGCCTGGTGCAGAAGGGCTACATCGGCATCGCCCTGCCCGACATCAACCTCGACCTGATGCGCGGCATCAAACAAGTGTTTGACCCGCACAGCATTATGAACCCAGGTAAAATATTTTAG
- a CDS encoding acyl-CoA-binding protein: MNPSDATLDQQFQAAVERVNNLPPDAAAAQMTDLYGLYKQATDGDVDMQGDAVAADEATDASGPAGLSQGQWDSWNKYKGTPQEEAKRQYVARAAEAAGGPAGAASAQTVPTDGRTGAPAATDHGGLRGDITEGAPYGGEDTLKDAQK, encoded by the coding sequence ATGAATCCTTCCGACGCCACCCTCGACCAACAGTTCCAAGCCGCCGTGGAGCGGGTCAACAACCTGCCACCCGATGCCGCCGCGGCTCAGATGACCGACCTCTACGGCCTCTACAAGCAAGCTACCGACGGCGACGTAGATATGCAAGGCGACGCCGTGGCCGCCGACGAAGCCACCGACGCCAGCGGGCCCGCGGGCCTCTCGCAGGGCCAGTGGGACTCCTGGAACAAGTACAAGGGCACGCCCCAGGAGGAAGCCAAGCGCCAGTACGTGGCCCGCGCCGCCGAAGCCGCTGGGGGCCCCGCCGGTGCCGCCTCCGCCCAAACCGTGCCCACCGACGGCCGCACCGGGGCCCCCGCTGCCACCGACCACGGTGGCCTGCGCGGCGATATTACCGAAGGGGCCCCGTATGGCGGGGAGGACACGTTGAAGGACGCGCAGAAATAA